Proteins encoded together in one Planctomyces sp. SH-PL14 window:
- a CDS encoding DUF5658 family protein: MTDRRRHRGWKELLLGRLPLETETNVFILVNLLDFFMTYWMLMSAQPENGRFYEANPFASYFLYRWGVTKGLLGYKLTTVLVVCLIAQIVALTRLETARRLLIFGTLVIAGVVVYSGLLYVRHTGGPLV; encoded by the coding sequence ATGACCGACCGCCGCCGTCACCGAGGCTGGAAGGAACTGCTGCTGGGCCGGCTGCCGCTCGAGACGGAGACGAACGTCTTCATCCTGGTCAACCTGCTCGACTTCTTCATGACGTACTGGATGCTCATGTCGGCTCAGCCGGAGAACGGCCGGTTCTACGAGGCCAACCCGTTCGCGAGCTACTTCCTCTACCGCTGGGGGGTGACCAAGGGGCTGCTGGGCTACAAGCTGACAACGGTTCTCGTCGTCTGCCTGATCGCCCAGATCGTGGCCCTCACGCGGCTGGAAACCGCGCGGCGGCTGCTGATCTTCGGGACGCTCGTCATCGCCGGCGTGGTCGTCTACAGCGGCCTGCTCTACGTCCGCCACACCGGCGGCCCGCTCGTCTGA
- a CDS encoding c-type cytochrome domain-containing protein — MSFLRAFSLLAVLFGVTSVGLADDAALTQLKTESDAAKTQSTAAAAAHQEGAGKLRMLEQQLLKAKRELDLANKRLKEQQDALPKQQEALTKATEPKTAADKALEEATKGAAEANKGVEEAAKRAEEAAKTNDAKQIEEAKKAQDESKKTLEQKNKVVEEKKKALEGVTKPFADADAVVKKTNETIAAAQQTITTSNEAIAKLDPEVTALKGQVPQLEAASTTARQAYIAKQKGVEQHLKGMGQWVSFSQEVAPVFYQRCLACHNARMAKGRFNMENYAAIMKGGESGAAIEPGKTDSNLCQQIADGTMPQDADPLTAEQIALVNKWVQLGAQLDVGVEPTAALIRVIPKFTQPAAPEAYPVPVSVAAVAISPDGKLLATGGYHELLLWDMEQGTIVRRIGNVAERVHHIVFHPDNQRIVIAAGTPGQVGEAKVFQIADGKLLADLVTTEDSVFGVALSPDGNRLATCGADRTVHIFDVATWKEEVLIEDHADWVMDVAWSPDGKRIATASRDKTSKVFDSKTGDGVATFSAHSDAVYTVGFLADNEHVISGGSDKQLRVWKIADSKQARNMGLGGEVLRLRILPDNRVVCASADKTARLYNAADGKQLKNFQGSKDWLYTVDFHPATNKVVTGSFDGEIRLWNAESEKVEKSWTGSPGIAAPQTAAK, encoded by the coding sequence ATGTCGTTCCTTCGCGCGTTCTCGCTCCTGGCCGTTCTGTTCGGAGTGACGTCCGTCGGTCTGGCGGACGATGCCGCGCTGACGCAGCTCAAGACCGAGTCCGATGCCGCCAAGACCCAGAGCACGGCGGCCGCCGCGGCTCATCAGGAGGGGGCCGGCAAGCTGCGGATGCTGGAGCAGCAGCTCCTCAAGGCCAAGCGGGAGCTGGACCTCGCGAACAAGCGTCTCAAGGAGCAGCAGGACGCGCTCCCCAAGCAGCAGGAAGCCCTGACCAAGGCGACCGAGCCGAAGACCGCGGCGGACAAGGCGCTCGAAGAGGCGACCAAGGGGGCTGCCGAAGCAAACAAGGGAGTCGAGGAAGCGGCCAAGCGGGCGGAAGAAGCGGCCAAGACCAACGACGCCAAGCAGATCGAAGAGGCCAAGAAGGCACAGGACGAGAGCAAGAAGACGCTCGAGCAGAAGAACAAAGTCGTCGAGGAGAAGAAGAAGGCCCTGGAAGGCGTGACGAAGCCGTTCGCGGACGCCGACGCCGTCGTCAAGAAGACGAACGAAACGATCGCCGCCGCCCAGCAGACGATTACGACCTCGAACGAAGCGATCGCCAAGCTCGATCCCGAAGTGACCGCCCTCAAGGGACAGGTCCCGCAGCTGGAGGCGGCCTCGACCACCGCGCGGCAGGCCTACATCGCCAAGCAGAAGGGGGTCGAGCAGCACCTCAAGGGAATGGGGCAGTGGGTCTCGTTCTCGCAGGAGGTCGCGCCGGTCTTCTACCAGCGGTGCCTCGCCTGCCACAACGCCCGGATGGCCAAGGGGCGGTTCAACATGGAGAACTACGCCGCGATCATGAAGGGGGGGGAGTCGGGCGCCGCTATTGAGCCGGGGAAGACCGACAGCAATCTCTGCCAGCAGATCGCCGACGGCACGATGCCCCAGGACGCCGACCCGCTGACCGCGGAGCAGATCGCCCTCGTCAACAAGTGGGTCCAGCTCGGAGCCCAGCTCGACGTCGGCGTCGAGCCGACTGCGGCCCTGATCCGGGTTATCCCCAAGTTCACGCAGCCCGCCGCGCCGGAGGCCTATCCGGTCCCGGTCTCGGTCGCCGCCGTCGCGATCAGCCCCGATGGAAAACTGCTGGCGACCGGGGGCTACCACGAGCTTCTGCTGTGGGACATGGAGCAGGGGACGATCGTCCGCCGGATCGGCAACGTCGCGGAACGGGTCCATCACATCGTCTTCCATCCCGACAACCAGCGGATCGTCATTGCGGCGGGCACGCCGGGGCAGGTCGGGGAAGCGAAGGTCTTCCAGATCGCCGACGGCAAGCTCCTCGCCGATCTCGTGACGACCGAGGACTCCGTTTTCGGCGTCGCCCTTAGTCCGGACGGGAACCGCCTCGCCACCTGCGGCGCGGATCGGACGGTTCACATCTTCGACGTCGCGACCTGGAAGGAAGAAGTCCTCATCGAAGACCACGCCGACTGGGTGATGGACGTCGCCTGGTCGCCCGACGGCAAGCGGATCGCGACCGCGAGCCGTGACAAGACGTCGAAGGTCTTCGACAGCAAGACGGGTGACGGCGTCGCGACGTTCAGCGCGCACTCGGACGCGGTCTACACCGTCGGCTTCCTGGCGGACAACGAGCACGTCATCTCCGGTGGCAGCGACAAGCAGCTCCGGGTCTGGAAGATCGCCGACTCGAAGCAGGCCCGCAATATGGGACTCGGCGGCGAAGTTCTCCGGCTCCGGATTCTGCCGGACAACCGTGTCGTCTGTGCCAGTGCCGACAAGACGGCCCGGCTGTACAACGCGGCGGACGGCAAGCAGCTCAAGAACTTCCAGGGCTCGAAGGACTGGCTTTACACGGTTGATTTCCATCCGGCGACGAATAAGGTCGTGACCGGCAGCTTTGACGGGGAGATTCGGTTGTGGAACGCCGAGTCGGAGAAGGTGGAGAAGTCCTGGACCGGCTCTCCGGGGATCGCTGCTCCGCAGACGGCGGCGAAGTAA
- the tgt gene encoding tRNA guanosine(34) transglycosylase Tgt, translating into MSAFEFFLDQTDTATRARRGRWVTPHGTVETPAFMPVGTRGTVKGVWPHQLADLGATMILANTYHLAIRPGPEVVRDLGGLHEFMQWSGPILTDSGGFQVFSLASARKLSDDEVVFKSHLDGTLLHLSPEKAVQIQEDLGADCIMCLDECPPADAPLDVIAAAVARTTAWARRCRDAHRRADQALFGIVQGGIDEGMRIRSASELLPIEFPGYAVGGLSVGESPEQMYRTLDFTVPVLPERKPRYLMGVGRPIDLVEAVMRGIDLFDCVMPTRNGRNATAFTSRGIVKLRNQKHQRDTGPLDPDCACPACHGFSRGYLRHLFQADEMLGPMLISVHNLAYYQDVMKGLRRAIREGTVPAFRERILAQSRLEGTGKGDGDAAI; encoded by the coding sequence ATGAGTGCATTTGAGTTCTTCCTCGACCAGACCGACACCGCCACCCGGGCCCGCCGCGGCCGATGGGTGACGCCGCACGGGACGGTCGAGACTCCCGCCTTCATGCCGGTCGGGACGCGGGGGACCGTCAAGGGGGTCTGGCCGCATCAGCTCGCCGACCTCGGCGCGACGATGATCCTGGCCAACACGTATCACCTCGCGATCCGGCCCGGACCGGAGGTGGTGCGGGACCTGGGCGGTCTCCACGAATTCATGCAGTGGTCCGGGCCGATCCTGACCGACAGCGGCGGCTTCCAGGTCTTCAGCCTCGCCTCCGCGCGAAAACTGTCCGACGACGAGGTCGTCTTCAAGTCGCATCTCGACGGCACGCTGCTGCATCTCTCGCCGGAGAAAGCGGTCCAGATCCAGGAGGACCTGGGGGCGGACTGCATCATGTGCCTCGACGAGTGTCCGCCGGCCGATGCGCCGCTGGACGTCATCGCCGCCGCGGTCGCGCGGACGACCGCCTGGGCCCGCCGCTGCCGCGATGCCCACCGCCGCGCGGACCAGGCACTGTTCGGGATCGTCCAGGGGGGAATCGACGAGGGGATGCGGATCCGGTCGGCGTCGGAGCTGCTGCCGATCGAGTTCCCGGGATACGCCGTTGGGGGGCTGAGCGTCGGCGAGAGTCCCGAGCAGATGTACCGGACGCTCGACTTCACGGTCCCGGTCCTGCCGGAACGGAAGCCGCGGTACCTGATGGGGGTCGGCCGGCCGATCGACCTCGTCGAGGCGGTGATGCGGGGGATCGATCTGTTCGACTGCGTGATGCCGACCCGCAACGGGCGGAACGCGACCGCGTTCACGAGCCGCGGGATCGTCAAGCTGCGGAACCAGAAGCACCAGCGGGATACGGGGCCGCTCGATCCGGACTGTGCCTGCCCGGCGTGCCACGGTTTCAGCCGCGGCTATCTGCGGCACCTGTTCCAGGCCGACGAGATGCTGGGGCCGATGCTGATCTCGGTCCACAACCTGGCGTACTACCAGGACGTCATGAAGGGGTTGCGGCGGGCGATCCGTGAGGGGACGGTGCCGGCGTTCCGCGAGCGGATTCTGGCGCAATCGCGGTTGGAGGGGACGGGCAAGGGTGACGGCGACGCCGCGATCTGA
- a CDS encoding DUF4375 domain-containing protein, producing the protein MSGYLSREHEVIHRLTTSTDLAVRDALLQELECLRVERCHFHERWRWIYDVGEFHCWTETGYDPSLSQWPRDIQLLGAMAYGVSDIQNGGLHQFFGNETGTMAPEMAEWCERNDLPHIADILREAMAIVGDPYPRSQSERRQILTAWITEMGFEKGREAWDPFQSLDSRFYETWESVSFDDTADRWLRDVCGIRSLRQLPPGVVDFGPFSNHFVRAYWNDRATHPDGEPMPLTVDQVLEKIRHHTASADFRTFRIQMGNPFGAPLVTTFQREGNDWSVVGFREGGEDLLQEPKAAAVRSRLNRVFETCRQLLALPTDRPDGVSP; encoded by the coding sequence ATGAGCGGGTATCTGTCACGGGAACACGAAGTCATCCATCGTCTGACGACGTCGACGGATCTGGCCGTCCGCGACGCATTGCTCCAGGAACTGGAATGCCTGCGGGTCGAGAGGTGCCACTTCCACGAGCGGTGGCGGTGGATCTACGACGTTGGCGAGTTCCACTGCTGGACTGAAACTGGCTACGACCCGTCGCTGTCACAGTGGCCCCGCGATATCCAACTGCTGGGGGCGATGGCATACGGTGTGTCAGACATCCAGAACGGCGGCCTCCACCAGTTCTTCGGGAACGAGACGGGGACGATGGCTCCCGAGATGGCGGAGTGGTGCGAACGAAATGATCTGCCGCACATCGCCGACATCCTGCGCGAGGCGATGGCGATCGTCGGTGATCCTTATCCGCGATCGCAGTCGGAACGTCGTCAGATCCTCACCGCCTGGATCACCGAAATGGGTTTCGAGAAAGGTCGCGAGGCTTGGGATCCGTTCCAGTCGCTCGATTCCCGGTTCTACGAGACCTGGGAGAGTGTCTCGTTCGACGATACCGCGGATCGCTGGTTGCGGGACGTCTGCGGCATTCGAAGCCTTCGGCAACTTCCTCCCGGCGTCGTCGATTTCGGCCCCTTTTCGAACCACTTCGTCCGCGCCTACTGGAACGATCGCGCGACTCATCCAGACGGCGAGCCGATGCCCCTGACGGTCGATCAGGTCCTGGAGAAGATTCGGCACCATACCGCTTCGGCCGATTTCCGGACCTTCCGGATCCAGATGGGCAACCCTTTCGGTGCTCCTCTGGTGACCACATTTCAGCGAGAGGGGAATGACTGGAGCGTCGTCGGATTTCGGGAGGGTGGCGAGGACTTGTTGCAGGAGCCGAAGGCCGCGGCCGTCCGATCGAGGCTGAATCGCGTTTTCGAAACCTGCCGGCAGCTTCTGGCGCTCCCAACGGACCGACCAGACGGCGTGTCTCCTTGA
- a CDS encoding YkgJ family cysteine cluster protein: MISAVVTKMKKEDLPAGEVLCSYCSGKCCRYFALPIDKPEERKEYENIRWFMLHGRVGLFVEGETWYLMVFNDCRHLLPDNRCGIYETRPTICRTYSTDNCEYDDDGIYDQYFEAPEQMWEYMQAMLPAERPRKFSVEPPHPAEISLPVI, from the coding sequence ATGATCTCGGCCGTCGTCACCAAGATGAAAAAGGAAGACCTTCCCGCCGGGGAGGTCCTCTGCAGCTACTGCAGCGGGAAGTGCTGCCGGTACTTCGCGCTGCCGATCGACAAGCCGGAGGAGCGGAAAGAGTACGAGAACATCCGCTGGTTCATGCTCCACGGGCGGGTCGGGCTCTTCGTCGAAGGGGAGACGTGGTACCTGATGGTCTTTAACGACTGTCGCCACCTGCTGCCCGACAACCGCTGCGGAATCTACGAGACCCGGCCGACGATCTGTCGCACGTACTCCACCGACAACTGCGAGTACGACGACGACGGGATCTACGACCAGTATTTTGAGGCTCCCGAGCAGATGTGGGAGTACATGCAGGCGATGCTTCCGGCCGAGCGGCCGCGGAAGTTTTCGGTCGAGCCGCCTCATCCGGCGGAGATTTCGCTGCCGGTGATCTGA
- a CDS encoding (2Fe-2S)-binding protein, whose protein sequence is MVRQTDLTASLPAQDDPIVCRCLAVRQSEIVNAVSACGAETWKDVRSMTGAGDGCTCCHRRINDIIGACGSCPLRRNL, encoded by the coding sequence ATGGTTCGGCAAACTGATCTGACGGCTTCTCTTCCCGCGCAAGACGACCCGATCGTCTGCCGGTGTCTCGCCGTTCGTCAGTCCGAAATCGTCAATGCCGTCTCGGCTTGCGGCGCGGAGACCTGGAAAGATGTCCGGTCGATGACGGGAGCCGGAGACGGCTGCACCTGCTGCCATCGGCGGATCAACGACATCATCGGCGCCTGCGGAAGCTGTCCGCTGAGACGCAATCTCTAG
- a CDS encoding uracil-DNA glycosylase, with protein sequence MPNEQIARRQWLDSWKFAGLTHVPNSPPASAADAAAVPEAEVPVPPASPTPPVAAAPVPAAPAPPVEIEPEVGPPPREILAVERAAAASPAPPPAAAASLTEPDDMPPARADSLQSRQDRLAALAARVAQCVRCQELAQTRTQTVFGVGNPNATVMFIGEAPGADEDAQGEPFVGRAGQLLNRIITACGWKREDLYICNILRCRPPGNRTPLPTEAANCREYLDGQIETVRPEYIVCWGSVAAQNLMGVTDSIGKMRGRFYRHGEAKVLCTYHPSYLLRNPEAKKPVWDDMKFLLADMGLTPPAP encoded by the coding sequence ATGCCGAACGAACAGATTGCACGCCGCCAGTGGCTCGACAGCTGGAAGTTCGCAGGGCTGACGCACGTTCCCAACAGCCCGCCGGCGTCAGCCGCGGACGCGGCGGCCGTTCCTGAGGCGGAGGTTCCGGTTCCGCCGGCTTCCCCCACTCCTCCCGTGGCGGCCGCGCCGGTCCCTGCTGCCCCCGCTCCTCCGGTCGAAATCGAGCCCGAAGTCGGCCCCCCGCCGCGGGAAATCCTCGCAGTTGAACGGGCGGCCGCCGCTTCCCCTGCTCCTCCGCCGGCCGCTGCGGCCAGTCTCACCGAACCGGACGACATGCCGCCCGCTCGCGCCGACTCCCTCCAGAGCCGACAGGACCGCCTCGCCGCGCTGGCGGCCCGCGTCGCGCAGTGCGTCCGCTGTCAGGAACTGGCGCAAACCCGGACTCAGACAGTCTTTGGCGTCGGCAACCCCAATGCCACGGTGATGTTCATCGGCGAGGCCCCGGGGGCGGACGAGGATGCCCAGGGAGAGCCGTTCGTGGGGCGGGCCGGGCAGCTTCTCAACCGGATCATCACCGCCTGCGGCTGGAAGCGGGAAGACCTCTATATCTGCAACATCCTCCGCTGCCGCCCGCCGGGGAACCGGACGCCGCTGCCGACCGAGGCGGCCAACTGCCGCGAATACCTCGACGGGCAGATCGAGACCGTCCGCCCCGAGTACATCGTGTGCTGGGGCTCCGTCGCGGCGCAAAACCTGATGGGCGTTACAGATTCGATCGGAAAGATGCGCGGGCGATTCTACCGCCACGGGGAGGCGAAGGTCCTCTGCACCTACCACCCGTCGTACCTCCTGCGGAACCCGGAGGCAAAAAAACCGGTGTGGGACGACATGAAGTTCCTGCTCGCCGACATGGGGCTGACCCCGCCCGCCCCGTAG
- a CDS encoding TerC family protein — MDALFGGSMTNLLAFSGPWGQEFEWGHLGLIGLLIVLEGVLSIDNALVLGLLAKRLPKAQQPRALTYGLVGAFVFRFIAIATASYLLRWWVVKLLGGGYLLYVALKHFFFETQEEVDETITSDAAGQPRIVERTTGRELTDTEEEVEIAERVPVPVSEEVMRKEEAAARVSARKFWSTVLVIELTDIAFAIDSILAAIALVGTPPKGHPETAPHPQLWVVIAGGILGVILMRFAAVLFIKLLEKFPRFETAAYLLVCVIGGKLLADWWFNSTTKTVLDFHSPHSPAFWTFWIAMLVSFCVGFIRSKPKPEAAA; from the coding sequence GTGGACGCGTTGTTTGGCGGCTCGATGACGAATCTGCTCGCATTCTCGGGTCCGTGGGGCCAGGAGTTCGAATGGGGCCACCTCGGTCTCATCGGGCTGCTGATCGTCCTCGAAGGGGTTCTGTCGATCGACAATGCGCTCGTCCTGGGGCTGCTGGCGAAGCGGCTTCCCAAGGCGCAGCAGCCCCGGGCGCTGACCTACGGACTCGTCGGGGCGTTCGTCTTCCGGTTCATCGCCATCGCCACCGCCAGCTACCTGCTGCGGTGGTGGGTCGTGAAGCTCCTTGGCGGCGGGTACCTGCTGTACGTCGCGCTCAAGCACTTCTTCTTCGAGACGCAGGAAGAAGTGGATGAGACGATCACCTCCGACGCCGCCGGCCAGCCGCGCATCGTCGAGCGGACGACCGGCCGCGAACTGACCGACACCGAAGAAGAGGTCGAGATCGCCGAGCGCGTTCCCGTCCCGGTCTCCGAAGAGGTCATGCGGAAGGAAGAAGCGGCCGCGCGGGTCTCGGCCCGCAAGTTCTGGTCGACGGTACTCGTGATCGAGCTGACCGACATCGCCTTCGCGATCGACTCGATCCTGGCGGCGATCGCGCTCGTCGGGACCCCGCCGAAGGGCCATCCCGAGACCGCGCCGCACCCGCAGCTGTGGGTCGTCATCGCCGGCGGCATCCTGGGCGTGATCCTGATGCGGTTCGCCGCCGTCCTGTTCATCAAGCTCCTCGAGAAGTTCCCGCGGTTCGAAACCGCCGCGTATCTCCTGGTCTGCGTGATCGGCGGCAAGCTGCTGGCGGACTGGTGGTTCAACTCGACGACGAAGACGGTCCTGGACTTCCACAGCCCGCATTCGCCGGCCTTCTGGACCTTCTGGATCGCGATGCTGGTCTCGTTCTGCGTCGGCTTCATCCGCAGCAAGCCGAAGCCCGAGGCGGCCGCCTGA
- the trpC gene encoding indole-3-glycerol phosphate synthase TrpC, with product MSDVLARIVEHKRTEIAEAKRRVPVTDLLEQLPASPPVRDFIGSIRARGPIGLIAEVKKASPSAGLIRDDFDPVKIASVYAGSGAACISVLTDEKFFQGHLEFLRQIRAAVSIPLLRKDFILDRYQILEGRIAGADAVLLIAECLSDDELTDLYAYTRELGMEALIELYEPENLERVLKVEPRLVGVNNRDLRSFKTDLGHSATIRAQVPRSVCFVSESGIETRQHVESLIASDVDAILVGETLMRSADIGGKVRELLGLSTPQSV from the coding sequence ATGTCAGACGTGTTGGCCCGGATCGTCGAGCACAAGCGGACCGAGATCGCGGAGGCGAAGCGCCGCGTTCCGGTGACCGATCTCCTGGAGCAGTTGCCGGCCTCGCCGCCGGTCCGGGACTTCATCGGCTCGATCCGCGCGCGCGGCCCGATCGGTCTGATCGCCGAGGTCAAGAAGGCGAGTCCTTCGGCCGGGCTGATCCGCGACGACTTCGATCCGGTGAAGATCGCCAGCGTTTACGCCGGGAGCGGCGCGGCGTGCATCAGCGTGCTGACCGATGAAAAATTCTTTCAGGGGCATCTCGAGTTCCTGCGGCAGATCCGGGCGGCGGTTTCGATTCCGCTGCTGCGGAAGGATTTCATCCTCGACCGTTACCAGATCCTCGAAGGCCGCATCGCCGGCGCGGACGCCGTCCTGCTCATCGCCGAGTGCCTCAGCGACGACGAACTGACGGACCTGTACGCCTACACCCGCGAGCTCGGGATGGAGGCCCTGATCGAGCTGTACGAGCCGGAGAATCTTGAACGGGTCCTGAAGGTCGAGCCGCGGCTCGTCGGCGTGAACAACCGCGACCTGCGGTCGTTCAAGACGGATCTCGGCCACTCCGCGACGATTCGGGCTCAGGTTCCCCGTTCGGTCTGTTTCGTTAGCGAGAGCGGGATCGAGACCCGTCAGCACGTCGAGTCCTTGATCGCTTCGGATGTCGATGCCATTCTCGTCGGGGAGACGCTGATGCGGTCGGCCGACATCGGCGGCAAGGTTCGCGAGCTCCTTGGTCTTTCGACGCCGCAATCCGTATGA